GAGCGTGGTTCCGCCCACCGTCACCAGCACATCGGACAGATAACCCAGGGCGGGATTGGCCGATATACCTGAAAAACCATCCGAACCTCCGCATTTAAGCCCGACGGTCAGCTTGCTCAACGGCGCGGGTTGACGGGTAAACTGATTGATGGTAATGAGTCCGGCAAAGGTTTGCCGGATGGCTTCGGAGAGCATGGCGGCTTCGGTGCCGTAGGTTTGCTGGTCGAAGTACAGCAGGGGCCGGTCGAAGGCGGGGTTACGTTGGTGTATTTCGGCCCGCAGTCCCTCTATCTGTGATTTCTGGCAACCCAGACTTAGTACCGTTACTCCGGCTACGTTGGGATTGACAATGAATCCGGCTAGCAGGGCACATAGCCGGTCGGCATCGGCATTGGTCCCTCCACAACCCATTTCGTGGGTCAGAAACCGGATGCCATCTACGTTGGGAAACAAAGCCGATGTGCGCGGGACTTCGGCATTCGTAGCTTCCTCTGACACCGAAGCAACTTCTTGAGCATACGTACCCGTCCGTCGATAGGTCGTCGCCAGATTCCGTACCTGCTGGCGGTAGGTTTCGGGCTGTCCGTAGCCAAGTTCGCGCTCAAAAGCGTCCTGCATCATCTGGATATTGCGGTTTTCGCAAAACACCAGCGGCACCACAAGCCAGTAATTCCGTGTACCAACGCTACCATCCGACCGAACGTACCCGTTGAACGTCAGCGATTCCCAGGCCGACACATCGGGGGCGGTCCAGACATAGGATTTTCGCTTTTGCAGGGTGTACGGCTCGGCTTCGTGGCGGAGGTTGAAGGTAGTAAGGGTCTCGCCGGGGGCAATGGGGCGGGTGGCTTTCCCCACTAGCACCCCATACATAAACACTGGGTCGCCAGGGGCAAGCTGGGTCAGGGTAAACTTGTGTTTGGCCGACACTGGGCCGGACAGCTGTACGGTTTGATTCTGATGGAAAATGACCTCGCCCGCTGGCAAATCCTGTAGGGCCACCAGCACGTTATCGGCGGGGTGAATGTGGAGAAATAGATGTCGGGTCTGGGTCAGCATGGATTTATAGCGGTATGGGCCAGTAAAAAGACGGTAAGGCTCCGCGCCCCGTGCGCTCCAATGACCAGAGATTGTTCGATGTCTGCGGTTTTGGATGGTCCGGCAATGAACACACCATAGCTAAACGGGTTGCCCGACAGTCGCTGATAGGCTTCGTGCAGGGTGGGTACCAGCGCGGATTCGTCCAGCAGCAACGCCAAATGATCACAAATGAACGGCAGGGCGCGGTGCGGCAACGTTGTGTCATCGAGCCAGATGGCCCCGTTCTCAGCCACCCCAAACTCACCCCGCAGTACGGCCAGGTCAACCGTTTCGAGGTCGTGTCCGGTGGCGGTTCGGACGTGTCTGAATTCGCCGTATTTCAGTTCGGGCAGGGTATGAATGATCCGGTTCGGCCTCGGGAACCAGGTTTCTATATACTGCTGAACGGCCTGAATACCCGCTACCCGGACTACCAGACCGCCAATGGTCTCGACGCAGGTAATGAAGGTTTCCGCAACGTGCGCCCCAGCATAAACTTCCGGCAGGACGGGTAACGACCCACCTGGGGGCTGGCTGTGGGTAACGGCCTGTAAGATATGTTCACGGCTGTTCATAAGCGTCGGCGGGTTTGGTTATACCAGTCACCAAAACTCTGCGCGGGCGGCTGGGGCATCTCTCGACCTTTATACCAGGGATTCAACTGGTTGCTGACGGCTCCCGGCCAGTATCGCATCAACCTGCGACCCGCCCGGCCCGCCACGCGGTACACCAGCGGGTGAGCCAGCACCCAGCCCATTAGCTTCATCGATAGCGTTTTAGGCAGAGGAGCCAGTCCTTCGGCGGTCAGCGTCTGCCGCCAGTGCCAAAGCTGATCGTGGATGTCGATTTTAACGGGACACACGTTGGAGCAACTACCGCACAGCGTACTGGCAAAAGGCAGGTCGGCGTTTTTCCGCATATCAAGGTTGGGGGCCAGAATGGAGCCAATGGGTCCGGCTACGGCGTTATGGTAGCTGTGGCCCCCGCTGCGCCGATAAACCGGGCAGGTGTTGAAACAGGCCCCGCAGCGGATGCACTTAAGCGAATTGCGGAAGTGCGTGCGCCCCAACTGGGTACTCCTTCCATTGTCGACCAGCACCAGGTGCATGACTTTTCCCGGAGCAGGTCGTCGGAAATGGCTGGAATAAGTGGTGATGGGCTGACCCGTTGCCGAGCGGGTCAGCAGCCGCAGAAATACGCCGAGGTGTTCCTGCTGGGGAATCACCTTTTCGATGCCCATGCAGGCAATGTGTACGTCGGCTAAGTGGGCACCGAGGTCGGCGTTGCCTTCGTTGGTGCAGACCACGAATCCGCCTGTTTCGGCAACGGCAAAATTGACCCCAGTGATAGCAATTTGCGCGGCCATGAACCGCTCGCGCAGATGCGTTCGGGCGGCTTCGGTCAGGTACTGCGGGTCATGGTTGCCCGCTTCGGTTCCCAGATGCTGATGGAAAGTATCACTCACGTCGGATTTACGCAGGTGAATAGCGGGCAGCACGATATGACTCGGCGACTCCTGCCGGAGCTGTACAATCCGCTCGCCCAAATCAGTATCGACCAGGTCAACGCCCTGTTCGGTCAGAAACTCATTCAGGTGGCATTCTTCGGTCAGCATCGACTTGCTTTTGACCACCTTTGGCCGGGCTGAAGGGCTGTGCTGCTGAATCAAATCCAGCACAATCCGGTTGTGTTCGGCGGCATCAGTGGCCCAGTGTACGGTAATGCCGTTGGCCGTTGCCTGCCGCTCGAAATTGGTCAATAACGTGCTGAGGTTGGCCAGCGCATAGTCTTTGATGCCCGATGCCAGGTCGCGCAGGCTCTCCCATTCGGGCAGGGTATGGGCGGCTTTGTCGCGTTTTTGCCGCACGAACCAAAGCGTCTGGTCATGCCAGTCGGTGCGGGCTTCGTCAGCAATGAACTGCCGGGCGGCCTGGTCGTGGGGAACAACGGGTTTACTCATGCCGGTATGGTGTTTGGTTGATGGAGCGGGAGCGGGCAGGCTTCGTTAAGCAGTTGGGCCAGATGCAGTACCCGCACCGGTGATACCTGCCGCCGGAGAATTCCTTCGAGGTGCATCAGGCACGACATATCGCCCCCCAGAATGGCATCGACCTTGTTAGCCAGATGTTCGGCAAGGCGGTCTTTGCCCATTTTTACCGACAGGGTTTCCTGCGTCACGCAGAACGTTCCCCCAAAACCGCAGCACTCATCGGGCCGGGTGGGTTGGCAAACCGTTAGCCCGTTTATCAGGTTCAGCAGGATTTCCACTTTGGAAAACGTAGGTTCGTTGCGTTCCGACATCGAAGCCAGCCGCAACCCCCGCTGCCCGTGACAACTCTGGTGCAGACCCACCCGGAGCGGCTTTTCGAGCGTACCAAACCGATTCGGTTGGTGCTGAACCTGGAGCCTATCGGTCAGGAATTCGCTCAGTTCCCACACCCGCCCCTGGATACCCGCGTTATGTTCGCGCAGGTGCAACACGCACGACCCGGACGGGCAAACGATATGGTCGAAGCCGCCGAATTGCCGGGCCATGTTACGGTCGCAGCCCGCCGACTGACTTGCGAAACCCGAATTAGCCATCGGTTGCCCACAGCAGGTCTGGTTGCGGGGAACCACCACTTCGCAACCCAACTTCTCCAGTAGTTCGAGGGTAGCGATAGCCACCGCCGGGTAAAACTGGTCGACATAACAGGGTATAAACAGAGCTACGTGCATGAGGTCAGTGAGTAACGGCTTCAATTTGAGTCAGCCGCTAAACGGGCGGTGGTACGTAGGGCGAAAAATAAAACCGGTATAAAACACAGGGCAGGTACGATGTAGGCCATTTGAATCGAACTGATGTCTGAGATCCGGCCCATCAGCAGGGGAAATAACGCACCCCCCGCAATGGCCATGATGAGCAGCGACGACCCCACTTTGGTTTGCGCTCCCAGCCCGTAAATACCGAGCGAGAAAATGGTGGGGAACATAATGGACATGAAAAATTCAACTCCCACCAGGGCGTACACGGCGGCCATTCCCCGAACCGCTACCGCCACCAGCAACAACCCAACGCAGCCCACGGTGTAGAAACCCAGCAGCCGATGCGGGGCAATCGTTCGCATGAGGGCCTCCCGATAAAGCGACCCACCATAAAGCCCACCAGCGCAATGGAGAGGTAAAGGGCCCCCGTCTTTTCGGGGATGGCCGCTACGGTACCGGCAAACCGAATGAAGAAACTGGAAATGCAGACCTGAGCACCTACGTAAAAAAACTGAGCCGTAACGCCCATCATCAGGTTTTTCTGGCGAAAGATAGATTCTGTTCCGCCTTGTGTTCTAAGCGGAACGGGTTCGGCAATGTCAGGCAGTTTACTGCGGCTGATGAGCAGCGCTACAGCCAGCACAATTGCGCCAATCAGAAGATAAGGCAGTTTGACGCTGGCGGCTTCGTGGGTCAGGTAGGTATTCAGTTCATCGGGCGACATGGCCTGCTGGCGGGCCACTGTCAGCACGTTGCCCGACAAAATAACCGTTCCGCCGATAAACGGAGCCAGGGTGGCGGCTAGTCCATTGAAGGATTGAGCAAGGTTGAGTCGCTGGGTGGCCGAGGCCGGTTGGCCGAGAGCCGTTACGTAGGGATTGGCGGCTGTTTCCAGAAAGGTCAGCCCACTGGCCAGCACAAACAGCGCTACCAGAAACAGGCCGTACAAACGGAAGTCGGCGGCTGGATAGAATAGAAACGCGCCTATTGCAAACAGGCATAAACCCGTCAGAATGCCTGTTTTATAGCCAAATCGCTTCATAAACAGGCCAGCGGGTAATGCTGTGACAAAATAACCAATGAAAAAAGCTGAATCGACGAAGGCCGACTGGAGGTCGGTAAGCTGGCAGGCTTTTTTGAGGTGCGGAATCAGGATCGGGTTCAGGTTATGGGCAAATCCCCATAAAAAGAACAGACTCGTCATCAGGATAAAGGGAAAACGGTAGCGCGTCGGGTTAGACATAGTTGACTCGTTGAAACAGCATACAAATTAATTGTATAACGTAATCGAGTAATTTTATCAGATTATCCAGTTTTACCATTATGTTAGCTAATTTACGTTCATAGTTCCTTTGTCGTAGCTGATTCATTGGTATGAAACCCCAACTTCTGCGCGTACCTATCATCTCCGAGCAGTCATTTAGTGTGCGCCGGGATGTAGTGCTGCACTTTTACAACCGCTGGCATTACCATCCCGAAATCGAACTGGTACATATCGAACACGGCAGCGGCACACAGTTCGTAGGCGATAGCATCCAGCACTTTCAGCCGGGCGACGTGCTGCTGGTGGGCGCGAACCTACCCCACTATTGGCGATGCGACCAAGAGTACTTTGAAAACCGGGAGGGGTTGCTGGCTCAGGCCACAGTCGTGCATTTTCGAGCCGATTTCTGGGGAGACACCTTCCTGCAACTCCCCGAAAACCGACCTGTCGTTCGCCTGCTGGAGCGGGCCAGACAGGGTATCCGGTTGCTGGGGTCAACGCGGGAGCAGATCAAAAACAGAATGGCCCAACTGCTCACCGAACAGGGTACGGCGCGGTTGGTATCGTTGATTCAGATACTTTCGTTGCTGGCTGAGGCCCCTGACCTGCCTCTGCTTTCGGCTCAAAACTATCCCATCCATTTCGATGAAGCCGATACTGACCGCATCAATCTGATTTATGCCTATTCGCTGGCTCACTTCCAGCGGAAGATTTCCTTGAATGAAATTGCGGCTGTGGCCGCTATGAGTCCGAACTCGTTTTGCCGTTATTTTAAATCGCGGAGCCGCAAATCATTTTCGCAATTTTTGCTTGAACTCCGGGTGCAGCACGCCTGTAAACTGCTGATTGAAGGTCGATTGAGTATTGCTATGGTTTGTAATGAAAGCGGTTTCAACCAGTTTTCGGGCTTCAATAAGTACTTTAAACTCATCACTGGCAAAAGCCCGATGCAGTACCAGAGGACGTTCGCGAAGTAGTGTAAACTCGAAGAACTCCACTATTTCACCAGAGAATCGGCGGTATTCAATATGCCCGCTTCGGTTTCGGTCAGTAAATCACCTTCAAACGTGTCAACCGGCGTGTAACTGCTCTCATGCACGCTGATTAGTCTTCAGACCCACCACAAATACCCTCCTTATTTAGGCGAGGAGAGTGTTACCGGCCCAAATAGCCCAAATTTACTGTCCTTTGGGGGGCGGGTTTGCTAACTGACCATTCCCAGGTTTTTAATTTCTCTGATTGCGTTATAACCACCTGCCTTGGCAAATTCGAGAAATTTGCGGGATGCCTATCGCTGGTAAAGCTGGTAATATCGGTTTAGAAGTGTACGCAATCGTGGGTAGTATGTCGGGTTGACAAAAGTGTTCAAGCTCAGGAGTCTGCCTGAGGTGTAAGGTAATCATAAGGTTCGGCGACGGCCCTGAACATCCGAAATCTGAATTGTTTTAGCCTTTCCCGATGGTATCAGCACTCGAGATGACTGCGAGAGGTAGCCGTTTCCCCAGTAGAACTCCGTTTTTCTCGTTTTACCATTCGGCAGCGTTGTTAGCGCATAGGCATCGGTTGGATTAAGCTTTATAGGAAGTTCAGGCTGTTTATAAGCCGATTTTAACAGGCGAAGGCTATCCCGATTCTGGGTGACAATGTATAGTGGCTGTCCTCCTGCCAGGCTCAATATGGCCAGAGCCTTGGCATCTTTATCAGCCACAAAACCACTCTTGCTTGCCCCAACAGCAGTAAACGTTCCTGTACCATTACCAAGCAGGCAGGTACCTATCCCCGCATCATACCAGCCTGTGAGGGGTTCTGTTCCGTAATCATTGCCAACGCTCAGCAAATCGAGATTGCCGTCCCTATTCAGGTCGGTAACCTGCATACCCAGCATAGGAGACAACTGGGCCTCTAGGGGAAGGGTCGTCATCGTGAATGAACCATTTCCCTTGTTTTCAATGTAGGAGGAAGCCAGGTTGGTCGCTTTGAAAACAAGCGCATCTTTTAGCTGGTCGGGCGAAAACATATCGGTAATTGTCGCGTTTCCGTAATCGCTATAATGGCGGAATTGCCGACGCATGCCCACTATTTGCGTGTTCAGGGTTTCCCGTGGATGGACCGGGTATTCTTTGCCCTGGATAAATCGACAGAGAATGGGATCAATACGTCCGTTGTCGTCGAAATCTTTAGCATACAGACATACCGGCTCTTCAGGCGACGCTTTATAGCGCGAGTTAAGCCCCAGGTTTCCGGCTACGTAGTCAATATCGCCGTCGTTATCAAAATCACCACCGACAACAGCATTCCACCACCCTACCGAGTTGTCCAGCACAGTAGATTGTTTACCCAGCACCTTACCCTGCGTATTTTTATAGAATGTGATTGGCATAAATTCACCCACTACAACTAAATCCACCCAGCCGTCATTATCGTAATCACTCCATAGGGCACTGGTAATCATACCGGCATGCCGGAGGGCGGGAGCCACCCGGTCGGTCACATCCGAAAAATGGCCTTTCCCATCATTTTTGAGCAGGTAACTGGCAGGTGCTGTCGGATACTGGTTTGGAACGATGCGCCCTCCTATGAACAAGTCCAGGTCACCATCTTTATCAAAGTCGTTGGCAACCACGCAGCTACCACTGGCCGAAATAAGCGGTAAGGCTGTTGAATCCAGCTGAAATAGCCCTTTCCCCGCGTTTCGGTACAACCGGTTCTGATAGGCTTTGGTATCTGATCCAAACTCGCTGCTTCCGCTGACGCAGTACAAGTCCAGATCCCCATCGTTATCTGCGTCGAACAGCAGCATACCCATATCCTCCTGCACTTTGGTAGGTAAGCTGCCAGCAGAGAACGTCTGATTGGGGCGCTGATAAAACAACGCAGCCGGATTTCCGGCGGAGCCGCTCAGAACAAAATCGTCCAGCCCATCGCCATTCACATCGCCCACCGCAATACCGGGGCCCGCCTGAGAATATTTCCGGTTCAGCAGACTGGTCCATTTAAAGTCGACGAAGTCAAGTTCAGTCTGTTGGTAAGGAGGTACGGTGCCAGCCGGCACCTCAGTGAATAGGGTGGGTACATGGGTGGCGATTGGTTTAGTATCGAGCCTGGCTTGCCGGTCGTACAGGGTAAGTGTCTGATTTGTACTAACCTTCTTTAGTTTTTGTACTTTCTGTCCCGGCCAGGTTATAGTCAGGGAGTCGATGAGGGTCTGACTCCCAAGTCCGAAATGAATGAATGGCTCAACCGTTGAGTTATAGCCCCGCTGTATGGCTTGTTCGGCGTATTGCTGTTGCCCTTTGGACCAGATAGTTACCTTTGCGCCAATCCCAGCCGGGTTTCCTTTCGGCCCAGCCAGCTTGATTCGGATGTAATTCGTTGCCGGTTTATTCACTGCGTCCTGCACGTGATTCTCATACAGTAATGCTTCACTGTTGAGAGCACTCATGACCAAATCCAGGTCGCCATCATTATCCAGGTCGGCATAGGCGGCTCCATTTGTAACCGAGTGCTGGCTGATACCCCACTCAGCTGCCACGTTGGTAAATACCAGGTTTCCTTTATTTTGAAACAGAAAGTCAGGCTTGTCAATAGGGGCTAACTGATTGGCCGCTTCAATTATACTGCGGAGTCTGGCTTTTTTAGTACCAAACATGGAGGCATCTTTTGTGTAAATGCCAAAATCAAGGTTGGTAATGTCTTTTGGATAACCATTCGTGATTAAAATATCACGTTTACCGTCGTTATCAAAGTCAGCCAATAATGTACTCCAACTCCAGTCAGTTGCCTCAATTCCCGCTAATTGTCCTACGTCGCTGAACGTTGGTACATCGCTGGCCAGGGCACCGTTATTCAACTGTAGGGCGTTGCGAACGTATTGAGGCTGATATTTTTTAGCCAGCGCAATCTGGAACTGATCGTAATTAATGTCTGAAAACATTGATTTCTGACGCAGATTATCGTCTGGTAACATATCTACTGCCACAATATCATTTAAACCATCGTTGTTCAGATCGGCCATATCGACCCCCATTCCATTTTGTTCCTGGTGTTTGAGCGCCTTATTGATTTTATTGGTGAAAGTGCCATCCCGATTGTTGATGTACATCAAATCGTTCGACAGGAAATCATTGGTAACGTAGAGATCGGGGTAGCCATCCTGATTGATATCGTTCGTGACAACTCCCAGTCCCCAGCCTTCAGCGTTAATACCAGCCTGCCGGGACACATCCGTAAACCGGGGCAGGGCATTGCCTTGAAGTCCGTCGTTGCGAAATAACTTATCGACACTCCGTCCAGTACCATCCGTTTTTTGCCCGACTGCCACGCTTCGGATATAATCTTCTATACCATTGGTTACCAGGTACATATCCAGATCGCCGTCCAGATCGTAATCGAGGAAGGCCGCCTGTGTTGAATAACTCGGATCGGCCAGTCCCACTTCGGCCGCTGCCTCGATAAACGTAGGAGTACCGTTTTTATCCGGGCCATTGTTGATGTAGAGCAGGTTAGGTACTGATTTGTTACGGTCGGGATGAATAGTGCATACGTAGATATCAAGCCAGCCATCCTGATTGATGTCAACCATAGACACACCGGTACACCAGGTTTTAGTACTGACTTTGGCGGGAATGGTTATGTCCTCAAAAGTCAGGTTGCCTTTATTAAGGTATAACTTCGACGAAACCATGTTCCCCGTGAAGAAAATATCTTGTAACCCGTCGTTATTGACGTCCCCTATACCAACGCCCCCCCCATTGTAGATGTATTCGAAGTTCAGTACATTCAGTCTGTTTGTTTCAGTAATCTTATTGGTGAACGTCAGATGTGAATCAGCCGAGGTTACCAGAGAAAATACCGGTCTGTCGGCGAAGTGGCAGGCTCCCGCCACCTGGGTAAGTAAGAGAACAAGGCCAGATAAACGCGCTACTTTCATGGAAAAGACAACAAACATGGGTTGTATATCCCCTCCGGATAACCGGAGGGGATAAATCGATTAGTAACCGGGATTTTGGTCCTTCTGGTCAATCTTTGAGTTATTATTGATTTCGCTCTGAGGGATTGGCAATAACTCATGTTTCCCCTTCTGAAAGTAAGAAATTGGCTCTTTGGTGAGTTTATTCTGTTTGCGCCAGCGTAGTATGTCCAGATTGCGAATTTGTTCGCCACTGAGTTCAACCCGTTTTTCGTGCATAATGGCGGCTAACACCTCCGCTTTGTTCGACACCGGAAATTTTGGCGTTGGATAATGGGGCATACCTACGCTTTTACGATCCCGGACCTGATTGATGTACGAAACGGCAGTTGTGGGAGACCCCACTTCATTCTCACATTCAGCCATCATCAATAATACTTCAGCATACCGGATAACCCGAAAATTGATACCCGACTGGCTGTTTTCCGCAGTAGCCTTGTAAATTTTCTGGTATTTCTTCCAGCTGATTTTGGGGTCGGCTCCCTGTACGTCCTTAAGTGTATCTTTACCATTGTTAAACAGATCTCCAACCTGATAAAAGGAATCCTGATAACGCGGATCGTCTTTGGTATCACCGGCTTTTTTCTTTTCAAACTCGGCGAGTAAGCCATTTGATGGAATCACATTCCGCCAGGCATTAGGGCCGTACTCCTGCCCACGTACCGTCACCTCCCCATTGACGCCGTTGCCATCACCACTCCAGTTTAAGCCACCAAATGCTTCGGTGAAGGCAATTTCCCAGACCGACTCCGAGTTGTATTCATTCTCCTCCCTAAAGTTTTCGATATAGCTATCCACGAGTTTATATTGATTGGATGCTATCACGGCGGCCAGTTGCTCTTTGGCCAGGTCGTAATTTCCCCGCTGCATATATACCCGGGCCAGCATGGCCTGAGCGGCACCCTTCGATACCCGGCCAACGTCTGTGTCGGCGTAAGCCGACTTCAGCGGTAAGCCCGCAATAGCTTCTTTCAGATCATTAATCACGAATTCATAAACCTGATCCTCAGTGGCTCTGGGCTGGCTTTCGTCGGGTGATGTTGAGTAGGTTTTATAAAGAGGGACGCCCCCCCAAAGCGATGCCAGTTCATAGTACGACCAGGCCCGGTGAAACTTCGCTTCGCCTAAAACACGATTTCGTAGTTCTTCAGTGATACCTTGTTTGACGCCCGGTGCGAAACTAATTACAACATTGGCGCGGTGGATGACCCGGTAGAGCCCCTGCCATACATCCGTGGCCACCTGATTCGACGCATCCTGGGTACCATTGATGAGCTGCGCCCGCTGAATTTCGAGCTGCGCTCCGCCCGGCTGCATGTCATCGCCCCGTAGATCGTGAATAAAGAAATATTCCCGTGCGTACAGGTTTAACCCCTGCCAGCCTGCATAAACTGCGTTGACACCCGTAACCAGTTCGGCCCCGGTAGTGAAGTATGTTTCGGTCGATAATTGGGTAGGATTTACTTTCTCCAGAATGCTGTCATTACAGGAAAGAGTAAGGGTAACTAAGCTAATTGATAAGAATTTGAGTGCGTATCTGTTCATGTCTTTGCAGGAATTTACGGAAGACGATTAGTCGAGTGGTTGATTATTAAAACCCAATCTGAAGGCCGGCCATGATTGTTCTGGCCTGTGGAAACTGACCATAGTCAATGCCGGTGGTCAGCGAAGAGCCACCAAAGGAGCCTATCTCCGGGTCGTAGCCACTCTTATAGCCTGTAATGGTCAGTAAGTTTGTGGTGGAGATATAGACCCGGGCTTTTGAGATAAAGGGCGTTCCCTTCGAGCTGATCCAGTTTGCTGGCAGAGCGTAACCCAACGTCAGGTTCTTCACCCGCAAATACGAGCCACTTTCAATGAACCGACTCGATGCCCGCGCATTGTGGTTTGGGTCTCCTGCCACGGCCCGTGGCACGTCCGTAACCTGTCCTTCCTTCACCCAGCGATCCAGTACCGCCGTGCCGGCATTGAACAGGCGGGTCATTCCCTCCAGATTATATTTTACAGTGCTGTAAATCTGGTTGCCCTGCACGCCCTGCACAAACAAAGTCAGATCCAGGCCCTTCCATTTGGCCGAGAAATTGGTTCCATAGGTGAACTTGGGCAGAAAATGGCCAATTTTAGTTTTGTCACTCGGGTCAATTTTCCCATCCCCATTGACATCGACAAATCGAATATCACCGGGTTTGGGCGAGTCTTTATCCGCTACGACATCGGTATATTTTGCTTTCCAGGCATCTACCTCGCCCTGGTTCTGAAAAATTCCGGCAGTCTGGTAGCCATAGAAATAAGCAATTGGTTGCCCAACTTCCGTTTTAGTGAGGTTATCTCCGTACCAGTCTCCCCCAAAAATGGTATTGCCTTCATCGCCCAGGGAGATAACTTTATTACGAACGACGCTTATATTACCATTCAGTTGCCAGGTTAAGCTCCCTTTGGTTGACTGGTAGCCAGCCTGTAATTCAATTCCCCGATTCTGAACGGAACCGACGTTGGAGAGCGGTGCTTCATCATAACCCATTGATATTGGAATGGGGCGATTGAGCACCATATCGCGAGTCAGGTTATTAAAATAGTCAACCGAAAAGGAAAGCCGACCATTCAACAGTGAAGCATCGATACCCAGATTAGTCATCGCAACACTTTCCCACTTCAGGTCTTTATTGGCTAGCTTCCGAATGGTATATCCTTGACTTTCAACGGAAGTGGTTTTGTCGAATTCGTAGTAGGGATCGCTTGACAGGGTGGCCTGATACCCGTAATCGCCAATGTTATTATTGCCTACTAATCCATAACTACCGCGCAGTTTGAGTTCCGAGATAGCAGTAAATCCTTTCATGAATTTTTCTTCACTGATTCGCCAACCTGCCGAAGCCGCCGGAAAGTTGCCCCATTTTTTACCGGGGGCATATTTCGATGAGCCATCCCGGCGGAATGAAAGCCCCAGCAGGTATTTATTCGCATACTCGTAGTTAAGGCGACCCACGTAGGAGATGATTGCCGATTCAACTCGGCCCGCTCCAATACGAGGACTACTTAAGTTGGTAGGCTCCACAATCAGATTAGTAATTGAGTTGGTGCCCCCCACATTAATACCTGAGTATACGGCAGTCTGCTTTTCGGCCACTGCAATAGCATTAATAGCGTGTTTACCAAAGCTCTTGATATAGGTTAGCTGGTTGGTCAGAATCGGCGTAATAGACTGTCCTCTGTCCTGGGAAATACTCGCGTAATTGATGGAGGCAAAGCCACCCGGTCCACTGTCATAACTTGGGTTATCACCCCGGCCAATGGAATTGTAAATATTGACTCCGCCCTGAAAACGATATTTCAAACCGGCAAACAGGTCGACATCAATATAAAACGTGCTAAACACCGAATTCGACTCCTGGGTATTGCTGTTAAGCAGTGCGTTGCGTACAGGATTGGCTGGATCGGTCCCGTCAACGTTTTTAGAACCTTCAAAGCCCCCCAGGTTATTAGGATTATACACGGGCAGGTAAGGCAGGGTATTAATGATAGTCCGAATCTGGGTTCCAATGGCTCCTCCGTTCTGTTCTACCCGTCGGTTGTCATAGGCCAGGTAAAGGGTTTGACCCAGGCTCACCCGCTTTCCGAGTTTATGATCTGAGTTAAGCCGAATGTTTCCCCGTTTGTAATTTGTTCCGATCATTATACCATCCTGGCTAAAAAAGCCCCCGGACAGATAAAATTTCGACACGTCATTCCCCCCCG
Above is a window of Spirosoma sp. SC4-14 DNA encoding:
- a CDS encoding VCBS repeat-containing protein, giving the protein MFVVFSMKVARLSGLVLLLTQVAGACHFADRPVFSLVTSADSHLTFTNKITETNRLNVLNFEYIYNGGGVGIGDVNNDGLQDIFFTGNMVSSKLYLNKGNLTFEDITIPAKVSTKTWCTGVSMVDINQDGWLDIYVCTIHPDRNKSVPNLLYINNGPDKNGTPTFIEAAAEVGLADPSYSTQAAFLDYDLDGDLDMYLVTNGIEDYIRSVAVGQKTDGTGRSVDKLFRNDGLQGNALPRFTDVSRQAGINAEGWGLGVVTNDINQDGYPDLYVTNDFLSNDLMYINNRDGTFTNKINKALKHQEQNGMGVDMADLNNDGLNDIVAVDMLPDDNLRQKSMFSDINYDQFQIALAKKYQPQYVRNALQLNNGALASDVPTFSDVGQLAGIEATDWSWSTLLADFDNDGKRDILITNGYPKDITNLDFGIYTKDASMFGTKKARLRSIIEAANQLAPIDKPDFLFQNKGNLVFTNVAAEWGISQHSVTNGAAYADLDNDGDLDLVMSALNSEALLYENHVQDAVNKPATNYIRIKLAGPKGNPAGIGAKVTIWSKGQQQYAEQAIQRGYNSTVEPFIHFGLGSQTLIDSLTITWPGQKVQKLKKVSTNQTLTLYDRQARLDTKPIATHVPTLFTEVPAGTVPPYQQTELDFVDFKWTSLLNRKYSQAGPGIAVGDVNGDGLDDFVLSGSAGNPAALFYQRPNQTFSAGSLPTKVQEDMGMLLFDADNDGDLDLYCVSGSSEFGSDTKAYQNRLYRNAGKGLFQLDSTALPLISASGSCVVANDFDKDGDLDLFIGGRIVPNQYPTAPASYLLKNDGKGHFSDVTDRVAPALRHAGMITSALWSDYDNDGWVDLVVVGEFMPITFYKNTQGKVLGKQSTVLDNSVGWWNAVVGGDFDNDGDIDYVAGNLGLNSRYKASPEEPVCLYAKDFDDNGRIDPILCRFIQGKEYPVHPRETLNTQIVGMRRQFRHYSDYGNATITDMFSPDQLKDALVFKATNLASSYIENKGNGSFTMTTLPLEAQLSPMLGMQVTDLNRDGNLDLLSVGNDYGTEPLTGWYDAGIGTCLLGNGTGTFTAVGASKSGFVADKDAKALAILSLAGGQPLYIVTQNRDSLRLLKSAYKQPELPIKLNPTDAYALTTLPNGKTRKTEFYWGNGYLSQSSRVLIPSGKAKTIQISDVQGRRRTL
- a CDS encoding RagB/SusD family nutrient uptake outer membrane protein; protein product: MNRYALKFLSISLVTLTLSCNDSILEKVNPTQLSTETYFTTGAELVTGVNAVYAGWQGLNLYAREYFFIHDLRGDDMQPGGAQLEIQRAQLINGTQDASNQVATDVWQGLYRVIHRANVVISFAPGVKQGITEELRNRVLGEAKFHRAWSYYELASLWGGVPLYKTYSTSPDESQPRATEDQVYEFVINDLKEAIAGLPLKSAYADTDVGRVSKGAAQAMLARVYMQRGNYDLAKEQLAAVIASNQYKLVDSYIENFREENEYNSESVWEIAFTEAFGGLNWSGDGNGVNGEVTVRGQEYGPNAWRNVIPSNGLLAEFEKKKAGDTKDDPRYQDSFYQVGDLFNNGKDTLKDVQGADPKISWKKYQKIYKATAENSQSGINFRVIRYAEVLLMMAECENEVGSPTTAVSYINQVRDRKSVGMPHYPTPKFPVSNKAEVLAAIMHEKRVELSGEQIRNLDILRWRKQNKLTKEPISYFQKGKHELLPIPQSEINNNSKIDQKDQNPGY